One window of the Sparus aurata chromosome 7, fSpaAur1.1, whole genome shotgun sequence genome contains the following:
- the tspan31 gene encoding tetraspanin-31 isoform X2 yields the protein MVCGGFTCSKNALCSLNVVYMLVGLLLIGVAAWGKGFGLVSSIHIIGGVIAVGVFLLLISIVGLIGAMHHHQVMLFFYMVILFIVFLFQFGVSCSCLAMNRGQQEALLNSAWGMLENNTKTDLESQLNCCGLLNVTASRTQFDQDLQNCNALCKKKGFCYTCGDMMLNHATEALKILGGVGLFFSFTEILGVWLAVRYRNQKDPRANPSAFL from the exons ATGGTCTGTGGCGGTTTCACCTGTTCCAAAAATGCGCTTTGTTCCCTGAATGTGGTTTACATG CTGGTCGGGCTGCTGCTGATCGGAGTGGCAGCATGGGGGAAGGGGTTCGGCTTGGTGTCGAGCATCCACATCATTGGTGGGGTCATCGCGGTGGgcgtcttcctgctgctcatctCCATCGTAGGACTCATCGGAGCAATGCACCACCACCAAGTCATGCTCTTCTTT TACATGGTCATCCTTTTTATCGTTTTCCTGTTCCAATTTGGAGTTTCCTGTTCCTGCTTGGCAATGAACCGCGGgcagcag GAGGCGCTTCTGAACTCTGCTTGGGGAATGTTGGAAAATAACACTAAGACAGACTTGGAGAGCCAGCTGAACTGCTGCGGGCTGCTCAACGTCACCGCCAGTCGGACACAGTTTGATCAAGACTTACAAAACTGCAACGCT TTATGCAAAAAGAAAGGTTTCTGTTACACCTGCGGGGATATGATGCTGAATCATGCAACAGAGGCTCTGAAGATCCTCGGGGGCGTCGGACTCTTCTTCAGCTTCACAGAG ATCCTGGGAGTGTGGCTCGCTGTGCGCTACAGGAACCAGAAGGATCCACGAGCAAACCCAAGTGCTTTCCTATAG
- the tspan31 gene encoding tetraspanin-31 isoform X1 — protein MVCGGFTCSKNALCSLNVVYMLVGLLLIGVAAWGKGFGLVSSIHIIGGVIAVGVFLLLISIVGLIGAMHHHQVMLFFYMVILFIVFLFQFGVSCSCLAMNRGQQEALLNSAWGMLENNTKTDLESQLNCCGLLNVTASRTQFDQDLQNCNALCKKKGFCYTCGDMMLNHATEALKILGGVGLFFSFTEVRVRSPNLYLLSFLLIASFCLSLLLRGTKERQITGLNDVFSQMDVCASICMCPLLGKYSI, from the exons ATGGTCTGTGGCGGTTTCACCTGTTCCAAAAATGCGCTTTGTTCCCTGAATGTGGTTTACATG CTGGTCGGGCTGCTGCTGATCGGAGTGGCAGCATGGGGGAAGGGGTTCGGCTTGGTGTCGAGCATCCACATCATTGGTGGGGTCATCGCGGTGGgcgtcttcctgctgctcatctCCATCGTAGGACTCATCGGAGCAATGCACCACCACCAAGTCATGCTCTTCTTT TACATGGTCATCCTTTTTATCGTTTTCCTGTTCCAATTTGGAGTTTCCTGTTCCTGCTTGGCAATGAACCGCGGgcagcag GAGGCGCTTCTGAACTCTGCTTGGGGAATGTTGGAAAATAACACTAAGACAGACTTGGAGAGCCAGCTGAACTGCTGCGGGCTGCTCAACGTCACCGCCAGTCGGACACAGTTTGATCAAGACTTACAAAACTGCAACGCT TTATGCAAAAAGAAAGGTTTCTGTTACACCTGCGGGGATATGATGCTGAATCATGCAACAGAGGCTCTGAAGATCCTCGGGGGCGTCGGACTCTTCTTCAGCTTCACAGAGGTGAGAGTCCGCTCTCCAAACCTTTATctgctctccttcctcctcattGCATcgttctgtctgtctctccttctgCGAGggacaaaagaaagacaaataacCGGACTGAATGATGTATTTAGCCAAATGGATGTGTGCGCCTCCATTTGCATGTGTCCACTTCTTGGGAAATATTCCATCTAA